The genomic interval GACCCGAAGAAGCGTCCGGTGACCATCTTTCGCCAGTACCACCACATGGAGGCGGCCATTCGGCGGGCGGGACCGGTACGTCCCGAATGGCTGGCCGGCTACGAAGCGCTTGGCATCGACATGCGCGCGATCCCGAAGACTTCCCATTACTACTGGGACGAAGAGGTGCTGAAGCTCCTGATGGAATATGGTCCGGAACGTTTTCGCAAGCTGAACATCTGGGATCGCGACTGGACCGCGCTGGCAGCGCAGAAAGGACTGGCCGTTAACGGAACGTTGCGTGACCCGCGCACCCCCTTTGAAAAGGCGGTGCATGCCTGGCTCCGTGCCACACAGGGTAAGAGCCAGACGCTGCCCGTACGCATGGTGCAGAAACTGCTGCAGCTACTGGGATGGTAGGAGCTAACTTCACATATCCAGAAGGTTCATGGCCCGGGGCGGATTCCGAGGTGCTGTATTTCTTTGTACATGTGCCAAAGACGGCCGGCACCTCTTTCTTGTACCGGGTCGTTTACCCAAACTTTGCACCGGAGGAGATTCTTGGTGGGGTGCGTATTCGCACCTTTCGGGAAGCCTTACAACCTGTTCATCGCTTTGCCCATGGGCATGTCGCCTATGGGTTGCACTGGCTTACGACGCGCCCCGTTGTTTATCTCACCTTTTTGCGCCATCCGGTAGACCGAGCCATTTCGCACTATTACTTTATCAGACAGTGCGATCCCCAAAAATGCCGACACAATCGGTATGAGGCGGCCATGTCCATGGACCTGGTAACATTCTACCGGCAGCCTCCGTTTCAAAATGAAATGACCATGATGCTGGCAGGAATTCCCTGGCACAAACTGCAGCGCTACATCACGCATCCAACTTTCGGGAGGTGGGCCCTGCAGCGTGCCTGTTACAATCTGCAAAATCGTTTTGCCTGCTTTGGATTACAGGAACGATTTGAAGAGTCGC from Rhodothermus marinus carries:
- a CDS encoding sulfotransferase family 2 domain-containing protein; this encodes MVGANFTYPEGSWPGADSEVLYFFVHVPKTAGTSFLYRVVYPNFAPEEILGGVRIRTFREALQPVHRFAHGHVAYGLHWLTTRPVVYLTFLRHPVDRAISHYYFIRQCDPQKCRHNRYEAAMSMDLVTFYRQPPFQNEMTMMLAGIPWHKLQRYITHPTFGRWALQRACYNLQNRFACFGLQERFEESLQLLAHTFGWKILPKDVRAKQTRSRPRLEEVPPAIYRTLAELNELDMILYRFARRLFNERVRQLHLSSTSI